CAGATGATCTCTTATGAAGTGGGATACGGTCTGTCGATCATCGGCGTGGTGCTGGTGGCCAATACCCTTTCTCTGCGTGAGTTGGTAGAGAGTCAAGCCACCTTCGGTAGTTGGCTGATCTGGAAGCAGCCGCTGGGGTTTCTCTTGTATCTGACCTGCGCCACCGCCGAGACCAACCGAGCTCCCTTTGACATGCCGGAAGCCGAATCGGAACTAGTGGGGGGATACCATACCGAGTATTCGTCGATGCGATTCGCCATGTTCTTTATGGGTGAATACGCCAACATGCTGGCCGTTGCGGCCATCGGAGCCACTTTGTTCCTCGGCGGCTGGCAGGGGCCGTACTTGCCGCCGGTAGTCTGGTTGATCTTGAAAGTTATTGCGTTCATGTTCTTTTTTATATGGTTGCGCGCTACCTTACCGCGTTTTCGCTATGACCAGTTGATGAACTTTGGGTGGAAAGTACTGTTTCCGCTGGCCTTGTTGAATACCATGGTAACCGCGGCGCTGGTAATGTTGTGAAATATTTTTTGACGGTGATATGGCAGTGAAAGAGATTATAAAAGCCCTCGGACATGTGATTTTCAAGATGCCTATCGGCTTTGCGGTCACGCTGAAGCACTTGTTCAAACGACCGGTGACACTGGATTATCCGGCGCGCAAGAAGCCGATGACCCCACGCTACCGGGGGCGGCATTATCTGGAACGCTACGACGACGGCACCGAACGATGTGTCTGCTGCGGTCTCTGCGCCGCCGCCTGCCCGGCTGATGCTATCTACATGGAGCCTGAGGAATCTGAAAACGGAGAACGCCGCGCCGAGGTGTATGAGATAAACCTGCTGCGCTGTATTTTCTGCGGTTTTTGTGAAGAAGCCTGCCCGGAAGAAGCTGTCTTTCTGGGACAAGATTACGAGTTTTCCGACTCGGAACGGAACTCATTCATCTGGACCAAGGAGCAGATGCTGGTTCCGCACCCACGTCAGGACAATCCGTTCAAACGCATCATCCGCCGTGTGAGAAGAGTGTACGGCATACTGGATAAAACAAAATGAGTCTCGACACGATCATTTTCGGAGCATCAGCAGTCATCGCCGTTTTTGGTGCGGTCATGATGATCGGCCAGCGCAATCCGGTCGCCTCCGTCTTATACTTCATCGTGTCGCTGGTGGCGCAGGCGGTTCTCTACGTGCAACTCGGCGCTCTGTTTTTGGGAGCGGTGCTGATAATTGTATACGCCGGTGCAATCCTGGTGCTGTTCTTGTTCGTGATAATGCTTCTGAACCTTCGCGGGACGGAAGACTTTGGCGGCGGTTCGTCGCCGGTGAGTAAGTTTACCAAATTCCTGGTGGCCGCATTGCTCGCCGTGGAGTTAGGATTCGTCGTGAGGAACGGCGTGTTTCCGGACGCAGGCACCCAGACAATACTGCCTGACGGTTTCGGATCGGTCAAAGCGGTGGCCGAGTTGATCTTCATGAAGTACCTCTATCCCTTCGAACTGACCTCAGTACTATTGTTGGTGGCCATCGTCGGCGCCGTGGTGCTGGCCGGTCGTTCGAGAGCATCAGAGTCAAGAGACAGGGTGGAGGATGCAGGTGCGGCAGGCAACCCTCCCATCGAAGAGGTGCATGGCTAAATGGTGACTATTCCTGCATTCCTGGTGGTAGCAGTGGTGCTGTTCGGGATCGGCTGTGTTGGCGTGATGATATCGCGCAACATCATAATTATGTTTATGTGTGTGGAGTTGATGCTCAACGCCGCCAACCTGGCGCTGATCGCTTTCTCGCAAGCACTGGGCAAAGAAGATGGCCACGTAATGGTGTTTTTGGTCCTGACCGTCGCAGCGGCTGAAGCCGCGGTGGGGCTGGCTATGGTGATAATGATTTTCCGTAATCGCGAAACGATAAACATCGATCGGTTTGGGATACTGAAGTGGTAGGTAAGAATTAACATGGCTGAGTATTTGTATCTGGTACCGGCCCTCCCGCTGGCCGGGTTCCTGATCAACGGTCTCCTGATCGGTCGTCTGCCGAGACCGGTGGTATCTTTTGTTGCCTGTGCTTCGATTGGTGTATCGTTTGTGGTCTCGGTCTTGCTCTTCTTCGATTTGAAAGGGCTGCCTGCTGACGGTCGTATAATCGAGCAGGTCCTCCTGCCGTGGATAATGGCCGGTGATTTCCATGTCAACATCGCTCTCATGCTCGACCCGCTGTCGGCCGTCATGATTCTGGTAGTCACCGGTGTCGGGTTCCTGATCCATGTCTATTCAATCGGCTACATGCACAAGGACCCCGGGTATGCCCGCTACTTCACCTATCTGAATCTCTTTACTTTCTCCATGCTGGTGTTGGTGCTGGCCGACAATTTCCTGTTCATGTTCGTCGGCTGGGAGGGCGTGGGGTTGTGTTCGTATCTTCTGATCGGCTTTTGGTTCGACCGACAGTCGGCCACCGATGCGGGCAAGAAGGCGTTCATCGTCAACCGTATCGGCGATTTCGGATTCTTGATAGGCATGTTTATAATCTTCTGGCAGGTCGGTTCGCTTGATTTTCAGACCGTGATGCACAGCGCACCCGGTTCGTTCGCGGCCGGTGGTACTTTGATCACCGCAGCTTGTCTTTTGTTGTTCGTGGGCGCCACCGGCAAGTCGGCTCAGATTCCGCTGTTTGTCTGGTTGCCCGACGCCATGGAAGGACCCACGCCGGTCTCGGCTCTGATCCACGCGGCTACTATGGTGACAGCCGGCGTCTACATGATCGCCCGCAGCAATGTGCTCTTTCTGATGGCGCCGGATGCCTTAATGATCGTGGCTATAATCGGCGCCGCCACAGCCTTCTTTGCGGCCACCATCGGTCTGGCCCAAAACGACATCAAACGTGTATTGGCCTATTCGACGGTGAGCCAGTTGGGTTATATGTTCCTGGCTTGCGGCGTGGCAGCTTTCACGGCAGGTATCTTTCACTTGATGACTCATGCCTTTTTTAAGGCGTTGCTCTTTCTCGGGGCCGGCTCGGTCATCCATGCCATGTCCGACGAACAGGACATGCGAAAAATGGGCGGCCTCAAGAAGTACGTGCCGATCACCTATGCGACGATGCTGCTTGCTACGCTGGCCATATCCGGCATTCCGCTTTTCAGTGGCTTTTTCTCCAAGGATGAAATCCTGTGGAAATCGTTCTCATCGCACTATGGCCATCCACTCTTGTGGGTGATCGGAGTTGTGACAGCCGGCTTGACCGCCTTCTATATGTTCCGGCTTGTCTATCTGACTTTCTTTGGCTCTGAACGCATGGACGATCACACTCGCGAACACTTGCACGAATCACCGAGATCCATGACTATGCCGTTGATAGTTCTGGCCGGTCTCTCGGTTGTTGGTGGGTTTGTCGGCTTGCCTCACGTGTTCGGCTTCACCAATTACTTCGAACAGTGGCTTGAGCCGGTAATGGCCGGTGCTTCGCAGCATGCTGCCTCGCAGGCCATGGCCGCAGGCGGCGGTAACACCGGACTGGAACTGGGTCTGATGGCCGTCTCGGTGCTGATGGTCGCCTTTGCCATTTATATGGCCTACCGAATATACAACCGGGCTCCGGAGATGGCGACCAGACTACGCGACAAGATGCCCTGGGCTCATCGTATTCTGCTGAACAAGTATTTTGTGGATGAAATATATAGTGCTGCGATAGTCCGTCCGGTGGTCAATGGGTCCAAGTTCCTGTGGACGATTTTCGACGTTCGACTGATCGACGGGCTGGTTAACGGGCTGGCCACAATCTATGGTGATATGGCCCAACTCCTCCGCACCGGTCAAACCGGACGGGTGCGCACCTACGCCACTTTGTTCGTTTTCGGCGTGGTTGTCATTGTGGCCCTGATGCTTTTTGGATAGATGATGGAAAACACAATACTGACACTGGTGACATTCTTCCCGACCATCGGCGTGCTCCTGCTCTTGCTGGTGCCGAGAGAACGACATGACAGCATCAAAGCAGTGAGCTTAATAGTTGCATTTGTAACTATGTTACTGTCGTTTATGTTGTGGTCGATGTTCGATCCGGTGGCCAACGGCATGCAATTCGAGTATGACTTGCCCTGGGTGATGTCGATGGGTATCCACTACCACATGGGTATCGACGGCATCTCCCTGGTGCTGATCGTCCTCACCACTATTCTGACCGTCCTGGCCATTCTCGCTTCGTGGCGTTCCATTACCACCGGCGTGAAGGGCTACTTCATCTGCCTACTGCTCTTACAGACCGGGATGATCGGCGTGTTCTGCGCTTTGGACTTGTTCTTGTTCTATGTATTCTGGGAAGTCATGCTGGTGCCCATGTATTTCCTGATCGGCGTCTGGGGCGGACCGCGGCGCGTTTATGCAGCCATAAAATTCGTGCTGTTCACCATGTTCGGGTCGCTCTTGATGCTGGTCGCAATTTTGTATGTGCTCTTTCAGTATCAGGCGTTCTCTGGTGAGTACTCATTCGATTTGATGAAACTGGTATCCATGCCGACGGTCTACCGCGATCAGCTCTGGCTCTTCGGCGCTTTTGCCTTAGCCTTTGCCATCAAAGTCCCGTTGTGGCCCTTCCATACCTGGCTACCGGACGCGCATGTCGAGGCGCCCACGGCCGGCTCGGTGATTCTGGCCGGTGTGCTTCTGAAAATGGGTGCCTATGGTTTCCTGAGAATATGTCTGCCCATGTTCCCGGACGCCACTATGACATACCTGCCGTATATATGCGTCTTAAGTTTGATCGCGATCATTTACGGTGCCCTCGTAGCGATGGTGCAGAAGGACGTCAAGTCGCTGGTGGCCTTTTCATCTGTCTCACACATGGGCTTCGTCATGCTCGGGATGTTCGCACTCAACTTTCAGGGGATGCAAGGCTCGGTGTTACAAATGATCAACCATGGCATCTCCACCGGCGCACTGTTCCTGCTCGTCGGTATGATCTATGAGCGACGGCACACCCGCATGATTTCAGAATTCGGTGGCCTGGCCAGGGTGATGCCGTTCTTTGCCGCTGTCTTCTTGATAACGACACTTTCATCGATCGGCCTACCACTGACCAACGGTTTTGTCGGTGAGTTCCTGATTCTTTTGGGCATGTTTAAGGCCAACACTGTCTATGCCGTCATCGCGGCCAGCGGCGTGATACTGTCCGCCTGCTACATGCTGTGGATGTTCCAGCGGGTAGTGTTCGGCAAAGTCACCAAACCGGAAAACCAGGAGTTGACCGATCTCTCCTGGCGTGAAAAATTGATCATGGTTCCGCTGGTGTTGCTCATGTTCGGCATTGGTGTCTATCCCAAACCGCTGCTTGAGCGAATGGAACCGGCCGTAAAACAGGTACTGCAACACGTGGCCAGGGCACAGACAGTCAGACTAGACGAAGACGGACAAGTCAGAGAGATAGCTATCCAACCGGGAAACGAACAACTAACGACCGCCCATTTGACCCAAGGAGGTATCTCATGTCCGAAGTGATTATCTATACCAAGGAGGGATGTCCGTACTGTGCCGCCGCCAAAAAGCACTACACGGAACAAGGCGTCTCGTTCAACGAAATCGACATCAACGTTGAAGAGGGAGCCAAGGACAAGCTGCTTTCAATAACCAAAGGTGAGCGCATCGTCCCGGTCATCATCGAAGGAGATGATGTCAAGCTCGGTTTCGGAGGCGGTTGAGGATTCTAACTGATGGGCGGCGGTCGTCGCCCGAAGAAAAAACGAGATTATGGACTTTACGTCGGCCTCGATAAATTTCGAACTGATCTACTCGGAAATCGCGCTGTTATCTGCCGCCTTTCTGATTTTGGTAACTTCTGCCCAGCGGCATATCGCACGTTTGGCCCCGCTGGTAGCACTGCTTGGTATGGCCGTCTCTATGTTCTATGCTGTGCAGCAGTGGGGCAATCAGATGTCCGGGTTCTTCGGTATGGTCACCTGTGATGATTTCGGCACTGCATTTAAGATACTATTCCTGATCGTGGCCATGTTGGTTTTGTTGATTGCGCATCGTTACCTCTCGGTCAAGCGAATCAGCAACCCGGAATTCTACGCCCTACTTTTGATTTCGACTATGGGCATGATGGTGATGGCCAACACGACCGATTTGCTGGTCATGTTCCTGGGCCTTGAAATCATGTCGGTACCGCTGTATGTCATGGCCGGGTTGGCCCGGCGGTCGCTTGAGTCGAACGAAGCCGGCATCAAGTATTTCATCATGGGCGCGTTCGCCTCGGCCTTTCTACTGTTGGGCATCGCCTTTGTGTTCGGTGCGTCGGGCACGACCGACCTCAGACGCATCGTGGCCGATTTCAGCTTCATTGTCTCCAACTTCAGCTACTACCTGTACGTCGGTGCCGGTCTGATTCTGATCGGATTCGGCTTCAAGGTTGCGGCGGTGCCGTTCCACAGTTGGGTGCCTGACGTCTACCAGGGTGCGCCGACACCGGTGACAGCGTTCTTCTCGGTTGGACCCAAAGCAGCCGGTTTTGCGGTGATGCTGCGCATCTTCCTGTATGGTTTTGCACAAATGGACCTCTTGAGTGATTTGTTCTGGATACTCGCGGTGCTAACGATGACCGTCGGCAATATCCTGGCCCTCAAACAGGACAATGTCAAACGAATGCTGGCCTGTTCTTCGATAGCGCACGCCGGGTACATACTGGTGGCTCTTTGCGTCGGCTCAAGCGATGCTCTGGCGGCAGCCTTGTTCTACCTTGTCGGCTACGCAATGTTCAACCTGGGCGCTTTTGCGGTGGTGACGCTCCTGGAAACGCGGTCCGGATGCAAGTCTGACTTCACTGAGCTAAACGGCATGGCATCATCTGCGCCGTACTTGTCGGCGGTGCTGGCCTTGTTCATGTTCGCGTTGTCCGGATTCCCACCGACGGTCGGGTTCTTTGGTAAATTCTATGTCTTCTCAACGGCTGTTAAGTCCGGTTACATATTGTTGACGGTGATCGGCGTTATGAATTCGTTTTTGTCGGTCTATTACTATCTGCGTGTGATCAAGACGTCGTACTTCGACAAACTTGAGGGCACGTTCGCACCGGTTACTTACTCTCCCGCTATCATGCTGGTGTTGGTGATAACTGTCGTCGGCACTCTTGGTCTGGGTTTCTTCCCGGACCAGGTACTCAAACTTTCCCAGTCGGCACTGTTTGCCTTTTTGTAGCAGGTAAACCTGTTTTTCGCGCTACGCACGCCTATGATTGACAGATATACATGTGTCGGGCGAGGTCGCCACGACACCACACCCAAGATCCAATTGTCATGCCGAGCGCGGTTCAAGGATCACTGTGTGGACGGCGGACCTCGTACTCTGCTCTTTCTTGTTCCCGTCGAGAGGTCGGTGGCCAATGGCCGGGGTGTGTTCCTCGTGGGGTTGAGTCAATAACACACCCCTAAATCCCCTCTCAAGAAGGGACTCCGAAGAAAACACCGGTGGGTCGACGGCCCTTGCGACTCTGACACACTGTCGTCCTGGGCGCAGTCGAAGGGCGAGCGTTCGACAGGCCCGAAGCGCAAAAAAAGTGATTTATCACCTTTGGCATTGACATGCTGCTCACACGGTCGTAACCTTTCATCGACGAACTCCAAGGTCCGAACACCAGGGAGATCGGCTGTTAGGTGTACGAATAATACCATAACTTAAGGAGACTCTAATCAAACTGTGGTTAGGGTCCTAAAGTAAGAGGATGAAGAATGACCGGTGACGCCACTAAGAACAGCGACATCTTCATAAGTTATTCAAGCAAGGACCGCGGTCGCATCGCTCCCTTGGTGGAAGCTCTGGAAGGAGTGGGGTGGGCTGTCTGGTGGGACCGTAAGATTCCTGTCGGCAAGACCTACAATGAGGTCATCGAAGCAGCTTTGAACTCGTGCGGATGTGTGATCGTCGTCTGGTCGGAAAACTCGATTGAATCTGAATATGTACGGGACGAAACCAGTGAGGCCAAGAGCCAGCATAAGCTCGTTCCCGTATTGATAGATCAAGTCAAACCACCCCTTGAATTCCGACGAATCCAAGCCGCCAACCTGTTGAACTGGGCGCCGGAAGCTGAAAGCGCCGAGTTTGACGAACTCCTGGATGCCATCACGGACATGATAGGTAAACCTGAGAGTACCCGGGATAGCCTGGACCAGGCTGAGGTAGGGGATGAGGATGAAGACGTCGATGACGATGAAGATGACGATGACGATGAAGATGAAGATGAAGATGAAGATGAACTGGAGTCCGATGACTGGTTTGACAAGGGATACGAGGCTCAAGAACGCAACCAACACAAGAAGGCCCTGCGCTGTTACACCCGTGCCATCGATCTCGACCCCGATAGCGCCGAGACGTATTGCAATCGCGGCAACGCTTACGACTCTCTTATGCGATATGGTGATGCACTAAAAGACTACCGAAAGGCTATCCGGCTAGATCCGAATGATGCCGACATTTATCTAAACCGAGGCAATACATACAGCACACTGGAGCGTTTCGAGGAGGCATTGGAGGACTATAGTGCGGCCCTCAAACTTGAGCCGGATGATGCCTATGTATACGGACAAAGGGGATTCGTTTTGCATAGACTGGAGCGTTACGAAGAGGCTCTGAGGGACTACGATATGGCACTTAAGCTGGCTCCGGATGATGCCAATACGTTCCATCACAACAGGGGAGATGCATTCTTCGAACTGGGGCGTTACGATGCTGCTCTGAGAGAGTTCGGTGCAGCGATCGAGATTGACCCAGAGGACTTGTCTACGCTACAGGGTCTGGCCGAAGTGTGCATAATCGTGGGACGTTATGATGACGCATTCGGGTATGCCAAGAAAGCCCAAGCACTATCCCTGGAACATAAGGATTCATCCATTTCTTTGTATCTTGGATGCATTGCCCGGAAGTTGCTGGGACAGGATACTGAGGAAACGTCAGGCAGGTTCAATGAGTTGCTCCAAAAGGAGTTTCAGATCGATTGGTCTTTCAAGAAGATCGATGACTGGGTCAAGACCGCCGAATTATCTGACGATGTACGGGAGTTTATTGTTGCGAAGACGGCGTTGCTGAAGACCAAGCAGAAGAAGAAGGAATAGGTTGGTTGCGCGGTAGCACCCTTCGACTGCGCTCAGGGTGACAGGTAAACCTGCTTTTCGTGGTGCACGGGGACGCGCCTCGCGCACGATCACTACAAATCCCACATTGAATGCTCGCGCCTATTCATCAATAAAGGAGTATTCACATGACCACCAGCGCAGAACATATCAAAGCCAAATCATGCAGGCATCGTATTCACCATCGATTCTATCATGTAAATGTGAAAATGCGCAATCCAAACCCATTTGTGCGCAAGCCGGCTGGTCGCCTCAAATCATGTCTGGCGGCGGGCTTGGGGTAGACGGGGGCGTCTACCGCCCACAGAAAACACTTTTTCCGCAAAACAAACCCATTTGCGCCCGACGTGCAGGATCGACAGACAAGAATCGTCACGCGAGGTCGCATGACGGCACAAGCGAAGATGGATTCCCGCCTTCGCGGGAATGACAGATCGGGGGTGCCCTTCGACTCCGCTCAGGGTGACACAATTGGCGGGTTCACGCCGCGGCGCGCGGGCGAAGACGGACCTGCCCTACGACTCCGCTCGGGGTGACACAATTGGCGGGTTCACGCCGCGGCGGGCAGGCGAAGACGGACCTGCCCTACGAGGAAAGTCGCTGTTTTTCGCGGTGCACGAGGAGGTACACCACGCACACAATCGGCAGATGTGGACATCTGCCGTGCACGGTACCTTACCAGATTCCCTCTTGAGAGGAGTGCCCGTAGGGCGTTGTGTGTACTTCAATTATACCTACAACAACTGCAAGTAGTAGCAGGGGGAGGGGCCGTTGGTGAACATCCAGTCGACCAGGTAGACCAGATCAGCTATGTCAATCAAACCACCTGAACAGTCGACATCACCCGATTGATAAGGAATCGGTTCCGGACCGCCGGTGAATTGGAAATCGACCAACCAAACCAGGTCGGCGATATCAGTCCCCGGTTGACCATCCGTGTTCCCGGCCTGCACCCAGATGCGATCGGTGAAGAAAATCTCCACGGCGGTGGAATCCGATACCACGTGCGCAGGAATGTCACCGTTGTTGACATGGCTCAAACCGCGGCAGTCCACCTCGGCCAACCCGACCAGCGCCGTCTGCTCCAAACCGCTGATGCCGACATCGAGGTATTGGAAGATGATACTGCCGTCTTTGGTCAACAGCATTTCAAAGTTGATCGTGGTGTCCGAAGCGAGATTGAAATTCGAGGGACGATACCATTCCAGCACCAGCGTGTCGTAGGAGGGGTCGTTGTACAGGTAGATTCCTGCTTCCGGCACGGCAACAGTGTCGAAGATGAGATCACTCCAGAAGGCCGAGATAAAGGTACTGAACGGTGTGCCGGGAATGTCGATGCCGCCGTAATAACCATTGACGTTGATGTTGGTGTCGGTGAAGGACACGCCGCCGTTGACACCCATGAAAACGCGGTTGAAGGTGGTGTCGTAGAACGGAAAGTGAAAACCGATATTGCGTGGACCAACGCTGCCATCGTCCAGTGGATTGCCGCTGCCCTGGTGATAGTAGTCGCCGAACGACAACTTGGTCCCCAGCGTTTTGGCCGAGATCCACTTGAACTCCGGTCCCTCAGGATCGCCGGATATTTTCGCAGCATAAGTAGTATCGTCACAGGGTACGGTCAGGTAGACCGGGACGACACTGCTCGAATCGAGACTGCCGCCTGATAGTCCCCAATTGACCGTGAGCAGTCCCCGGTAGCGTTCGACCTGATCCTCAATGACCGAGGCATCGAGAGTAACAGCGAGCATTAACGAATCGGACGGCCCAACCGTGCCGGCTGTCGGAGACGGCGAGAGCCAGTTGCCGAGATTCTTGAAGAGGCTGTCATTGACGACTATGGTAAAGTCCATCGCTTGCGAAATCGAACGGTTGAACAGCCAGACATCGGTCGTAGCCATGGAACCAACATCCATCGTCGTGTCGATGAGGATCGGCAGGGCGTAGATCGACGGTGGCGGTGCAAGGGTGGAGATAGCTGCGAAAAGGTTCGGACGAGGGCCGATATGCTCCGAGGTATCTCCCAACTGAAGGGTACCGGTGGGCACCAGGGCATCGCGGATCATGTCCGAGGTTAACACGGAGCCATGGTTTGCTTTGTAGTAACCTTGCAGGCAAGCTCCAGCCCCGGTGACAATCGGTGAAGCCGACGACGTTCCGCCAAAACCAGCCGTGTAATACTGGTCGTAATCACCACCACCATCGAACAGTCCGCCATAACCGCATGTGTAAACACCGGTGCCATAACCCTGAAGATTGACGCGCGCGCCGAAATTGGAAAAGCCCAGTCGCTGGAGGTCCTGAGCGTACCCGGCGGGATAGCC
This DNA window, taken from Candidatus Zixiibacteriota bacterium, encodes the following:
- the nuoH gene encoding NADH-quinone oxidoreductase subunit NuoH, which codes for MLEVALISSIKVIFVIAVVMTGCAYSTYMERKVVARLQHRMGPTYAGPYGLLQPIADAVKLIFKEDIVPNRVEHIIFALAPIVSFVPALLTFVVVPFGGEIELFGYQIQMVGSDLNIGILFVFAVTSLGVYGIVLAGWSSGSKYSLMGGIRSSAQMISYEVGYGLSIIGVVLVANTLSLRELVESQATFGSWLIWKQPLGFLLYLTCATAETNRAPFDMPEAESELVGGYHTEYSSMRFAMFFMGEYANMLAVAAIGATLFLGGWQGPYLPPVVWLILKVIAFMFFFIWLRATLPRFRYDQLMNFGWKVLFPLALLNTMVTAALVML
- the nuoI gene encoding NADH-quinone oxidoreductase subunit NuoI, with protein sequence MAVKEIIKALGHVIFKMPIGFAVTLKHLFKRPVTLDYPARKKPMTPRYRGRHYLERYDDGTERCVCCGLCAAACPADAIYMEPEESENGERRAEVYEINLLRCIFCGFCEEACPEEAVFLGQDYEFSDSERNSFIWTKEQMLVPHPRQDNPFKRIIRRVRRVYGILDKTK
- a CDS encoding NADH-quinone oxidoreductase subunit J yields the protein MSLDTIIFGASAVIAVFGAVMMIGQRNPVASVLYFIVSLVAQAVLYVQLGALFLGAVLIIVYAGAILVLFLFVIMLLNLRGTEDFGGGSSPVSKFTKFLVAALLAVELGFVVRNGVFPDAGTQTILPDGFGSVKAVAELIFMKYLYPFELTSVLLLVAIVGAVVLAGRSRASESRDRVEDAGAAGNPPIEEVHG
- the nuoK gene encoding NADH-quinone oxidoreductase subunit NuoK, which translates into the protein MVTIPAFLVVAVVLFGIGCVGVMISRNIIIMFMCVELMLNAANLALIAFSQALGKEDGHVMVFLVLTVAAAEAAVGLAMVIMIFRNRETINIDRFGILKW
- the nuoL gene encoding NADH-quinone oxidoreductase subunit L translates to MAEYLYLVPALPLAGFLINGLLIGRLPRPVVSFVACASIGVSFVVSVLLFFDLKGLPADGRIIEQVLLPWIMAGDFHVNIALMLDPLSAVMILVVTGVGFLIHVYSIGYMHKDPGYARYFTYLNLFTFSMLVLVLADNFLFMFVGWEGVGLCSYLLIGFWFDRQSATDAGKKAFIVNRIGDFGFLIGMFIIFWQVGSLDFQTVMHSAPGSFAAGGTLITAACLLLFVGATGKSAQIPLFVWLPDAMEGPTPVSALIHAATMVTAGVYMIARSNVLFLMAPDALMIVAIIGAATAFFAATIGLAQNDIKRVLAYSTVSQLGYMFLACGVAAFTAGIFHLMTHAFFKALLFLGAGSVIHAMSDEQDMRKMGGLKKYVPITYATMLLATLAISGIPLFSGFFSKDEILWKSFSSHYGHPLLWVIGVVTAGLTAFYMFRLVYLTFFGSERMDDHTREHLHESPRSMTMPLIVLAGLSVVGGFVGLPHVFGFTNYFEQWLEPVMAGASQHAASQAMAAGGGNTGLELGLMAVSVLMVAFAIYMAYRIYNRAPEMATRLRDKMPWAHRILLNKYFVDEIYSAAIVRPVVNGSKFLWTIFDVRLIDGLVNGLATIYGDMAQLLRTGQTGRVRTYATLFVFGVVVIVALMLFG
- a CDS encoding NADH-quinone oxidoreductase subunit M; protein product: MENTILTLVTFFPTIGVLLLLLVPRERHDSIKAVSLIVAFVTMLLSFMLWSMFDPVANGMQFEYDLPWVMSMGIHYHMGIDGISLVLIVLTTILTVLAILASWRSITTGVKGYFICLLLLQTGMIGVFCALDLFLFYVFWEVMLVPMYFLIGVWGGPRRVYAAIKFVLFTMFGSLLMLVAILYVLFQYQAFSGEYSFDLMKLVSMPTVYRDQLWLFGAFALAFAIKVPLWPFHTWLPDAHVEAPTAGSVILAGVLLKMGAYGFLRICLPMFPDATMTYLPYICVLSLIAIIYGALVAMVQKDVKSLVAFSSVSHMGFVMLGMFALNFQGMQGSVLQMINHGISTGALFLLVGMIYERRHTRMISEFGGLARVMPFFAAVFLITTLSSIGLPLTNGFVGEFLILLGMFKANTVYAVIAASGVILSACYMLWMFQRVVFGKVTKPENQELTDLSWREKLIMVPLVLLMFGIGVYPKPLLERMEPAVKQVLQHVARAQTVRLDEDGQVREIAIQPGNEQLTTAHLTQGGISCPK
- a CDS encoding glutaredoxin family protein; the encoded protein is MSEVIIYTKEGCPYCAAAKKHYTEQGVSFNEIDINVEEGAKDKLLSITKGERIVPVIIEGDDVKLGFGGG
- a CDS encoding NADH-quinone oxidoreductase subunit N: MDFTSASINFELIYSEIALLSAAFLILVTSAQRHIARLAPLVALLGMAVSMFYAVQQWGNQMSGFFGMVTCDDFGTAFKILFLIVAMLVLLIAHRYLSVKRISNPEFYALLLISTMGMMVMANTTDLLVMFLGLEIMSVPLYVMAGLARRSLESNEAGIKYFIMGAFASAFLLLGIAFVFGASGTTDLRRIVADFSFIVSNFSYYLYVGAGLILIGFGFKVAAVPFHSWVPDVYQGAPTPVTAFFSVGPKAAGFAVMLRIFLYGFAQMDLLSDLFWILAVLTMTVGNILALKQDNVKRMLACSSIAHAGYILVALCVGSSDALAAALFYLVGYAMFNLGAFAVVTLLETRSGCKSDFTELNGMASSAPYLSAVLALFMFALSGFPPTVGFFGKFYVFSTAVKSGYILLTVIGVMNSFLSVYYYLRVIKTSYFDKLEGTFAPVTYSPAIMLVLVITVVGTLGLGFFPDQVLKLSQSALFAFL
- a CDS encoding toll/interleukin-1 receptor domain-containing protein; translated protein: MTGDATKNSDIFISYSSKDRGRIAPLVEALEGVGWAVWWDRKIPVGKTYNEVIEAALNSCGCVIVVWSENSIESEYVRDETSEAKSQHKLVPVLIDQVKPPLEFRRIQAANLLNWAPEAESAEFDELLDAITDMIGKPESTRDSLDQAEVGDEDEDVDDDEDDDDDEDEDEDEDELESDDWFDKGYEAQERNQHKKALRCYTRAIDLDPDSAETYCNRGNAYDSLMRYGDALKDYRKAIRLDPNDADIYLNRGNTYSTLERFEEALEDYSAALKLEPDDAYVYGQRGFVLHRLERYEEALRDYDMALKLAPDDANTFHHNRGDAFFELGRYDAALREFGAAIEIDPEDLSTLQGLAEVCIIVGRYDDAFGYAKKAQALSLEHKDSSISLYLGCIARKLLGQDTEETSGRFNELLQKEFQIDWSFKKIDDWVKTAELSDDVREFIVAKTALLKTKQKKKE